A genome region from Triticum aestivum cultivar Chinese Spring chromosome 2B, IWGSC CS RefSeq v2.1, whole genome shotgun sequence includes the following:
- the LOC123042127 gene encoding histone H4 — translation MSGRGKGGKGLGKGGAKRHRKVLRDNIQGITKPAIRRLARRGGVKRISGLIYEETRGVLKIFLENVIRDAVTYTEHARRKTVTAMDVVYALKRQGRTLYGFGG, via the coding sequence ATGTCCGGCCGCGGCAAGGGCGGGAAGGGTCTGGGCAAGGGCGGCGCCAAGCGCCACCGGAAGGTGCTGCGGGACAACATCCAGGGCATCACGAAGCCGGCTATCCGGCGTCTGGCTCGCAGGGGCGGCGTGAAGCGCATCTCGgggctcatctacgaggagacccgcggcgtgctcaagatcttcctcgagaacgTCATCCGCGACGCCGTCACCTACACCGAGCACGCCCGCCGCAAGACCGTCACCGCCATGGACGTCGTCTACGCGCTCAAGCGACAGGGCCGCACCCTCTACGGCTTCGGCGGctga